DNA sequence from the Paenibacillus physcomitrellae genome:
CGGTTGCGGACAAATAAGCGGGAAGCCGAATATCTCCCTGCTGAATCGGCCCCAGGAACTGCTCCTGAATTCGGTCGTGCTGGAGCGAAGACAGCCAGGACAGCTTAAAAACGATAGAGTAATAGCACGTTTCCCGGCTATGATCCTTAATGCCCGAATGGTGTTCTCCCGGATGAACGATAACCGCATCTCCTGCTTGGGCGGAGAACTCGCGGCCTTCCACCTTAAAGACCGCCGTCCCTTTGGCCAAATAGATGATTTCCATTTCATTATGCCAGTGGAGCGGGAGGATGATCGATGTGTCGCTTTGATGTTTGACTTTGTAGATATCAAACGGGAAATCTCTCACTCCATGCTGCTTATTTTCACGGTAACGATGTTCGTACATGTCGGCCTCCGGCAGTGAGTGATGGATGGTGTTTCTCGGTATGACAACAAGGTCGCCATGCCTCTTCTCATACAGGGATGATCATTGAAAAAAGGCTTGCATATGGGCTTCAGGGACAACTTTCTCCCCCTTAGGAAGAGGAGAGGTTCTTCTTTCAAAATATCAAAAAAGGTCATAAAAAGGCAAGTATAAACGATTAATGATCAGAATCGCATTGTGCACAATGTTCACGGCACTGGAAGAGGAAGCTAGAAATTACGATGCAAAAGAGGTGCAGCTGAATGCGTATTGACGCTCATCAGCATTACTGGAAAATCGAACGGAAGGATTACGGCTGGATTACTCCCGAGCTGCCTAAGCTGTATCGCGATTTCATGCCGAACGATTTGGAACCCGAATTGTTCAAACATGAACTGGATGCAAGCATCCTTGTCCAGGCGGCTCCCACAATCGAGGAGACCCATTTCCTTCTTGCTATTGCCGACCAGACGCCGTCGGTTGCCGGTGTGGTAGGCTGGCTGGATCTCTTCGATCCTGATCATAGGAAGCATTACGATGAATTCCGGCGCAGTCCCAAATTTAAAGGGTTCCGCCTTATGATCCAAGACATGCCGGATGCCTCCCGCATACTGGATCCGGCTTTTGTCGAAGCGCTTCGTGGTTATGCCGATGAGGAGGTCCCTGTTGATTTGCTGCTCGTATCGGAACAAACGGCGTTTGTGGCGGAGCTGCTCAGGAAAATCCCCCATTTGCGGGGCGTCATTGATCATCTTGCTAAACCACAGATTAAACAGAAGTCATTTGAACCCTGGAAATCATATATGAGCGAATTTGCCCGGTATCCCGGAATCTATTGCAAGCTGTCCGGATTGGTCACGGAAGGGGAACATGCAGGCTGGACCCGAGAGGATTTCACCCCCTATATCCGGACAGCTATAGAACAATTTGGACCTGAACGGGTTATGTTCGGCAGCGACTGGCCGGTATGCCTGCTTGCAGCAGATTATTCGGAGGTTGTTGACCTCCTGCAAAGTTCAATTCCCGAAGAATGGGGCGAATCTCAAATCGAGCGTTTATTCGGCGCCAATGCAAAGGAGTTTTACAAGCTATGAAGCTGATGACGAAGACAGCCTTATCAGGGGAAACCAAAAGCAGGTATGAAGCTTTACAAGGAATGCCTATAACGGTGCTTCAAATCGGCGAAGGGAACTTCCTGCGCGGCTTCTTTGACTGGATGTTTAATGAATGCCTCAAGCAGGGCTTGATGGAAGGAGGCGTCGCGGTTGTGCAGCCCCGGCCGGCCGGGAGGGAGAAGATCAGACAACTCGCTGAACAAGACGGGTTGTATACGCTCGTAATCCGGGGAATG
Encoded proteins:
- a CDS encoding amidohydrolase family protein, whose amino-acid sequence is MRIDAHQHYWKIERKDYGWITPELPKLYRDFMPNDLEPELFKHELDASILVQAAPTIEETHFLLAIADQTPSVAGVVGWLDLFDPDHRKHYDEFRRSPKFKGFRLMIQDMPDASRILDPAFVEALRGYADEEVPVDLLLVSEQTAFVAELLRKIPHLRGVIDHLAKPQIKQKSFEPWKSYMSEFARYPGIYCKLSGLVTEGEHAGWTREDFTPYIRTAIEQFGPERVMFGSDWPVCLLAADYSEVVDLLQSSIPEEWGESQIERLFGANAKEFYKL